TTTTGAATAGTTTGGCTATTCGATCGAGTTCAAGTAGTGATTAATCTAGTCGAGCTCTTTAAGCAATTCATTTAGccaagtttttaaataattcaacttCGAGGCCAAGCTCTTTTAGTGGATAGATTTTAAATAATCTAGCCATTTGGTCGAGCTCCTTCAGTGGCTAATCCAGAAGGAACAAAACGAATAACTAAGCATAAAAAATCTCAAGTAATGTTATGGAAatagagtttttatttttattttatacatgttatttttgtgCCGTCTTAGGCATTTTATCCTCGTGTTTATCTATTCTTGAGTCTTGTCTTATGATGACCTCGATTGACTTTCTGTTTTGTAGTGAGGCTTTCTCCACACTAGGTGTACTTTCTACACCGTTCCTTCTTGGATCTGAGTATTATAACGCTAAGTCATTCCAGATTATATTATTCAAGCAATTACTTTtaactttcaaaataaatattatttccatTCATAGAAAGAAAGTTCAAAATTCAAATGAGGTAATGATTTCAGATTTTgccaaaataaaatgaaagggAATAATTTTATAGATGTTCTTACTTAGGATCTTGAGCGTGAACTTATGAATAGGTGCCAAGATCCTAATGGTGGTTTCAATTTATCTCGTTCTTTGAAAAAGACTTCCTTATTATTGAGAGGAGATCCATTGCTATTGAGAGAGAGGAGATCTGTATGCAAAAGACTCTTCAATGTTAAGtccataaaaaatttagaatctTTCTTAATATCACATGTATCAGTATCTATCACGTTGGTATTTCTTAAAAAGTActagttatatttatatattcaacacGGACCGCGAACCTatgattttattgaaataatacttaccctacacatataataataataatataataaatagtaacaaaaataactaaaataccaaagaatcaaaatttaattataatatatttaatatgatctaaataaacataaatttagacTATTCTATAATAAAGAGGTTGgaaagaatttattaaaatgtactttttaaaatacctcttgaactaaataaaaacaacagacaataaaactaaaacttaCTTGTAACACAATTTATCTTCTTAGTGTTGAATTTTACCGTACATATTTGGATAGCCCTTTGCACAAGATATTCCATTTTaccaaataaagaaagataggggagttttcttttcttttttaactaaaatagcATTTACTCGTTAGAGACTAAAacctatttaaaaattatgttaacgTATGTAATCATAGAaaacaaattccaaaattgtTGACCtacaattaaatttgttttcaaaatttatatgttCAAAACATCCAATCAAATTAGTGAATCCAATTTGTGTTTTcatatagtttaattttatttatttttaaacttatatatcttttaaatgttTATCGATCTTTATAAGTTTCATAATTTGATTACGAAGTGAATTTCCATTccattaataaaatgaaaatttagatTTGTATGCCTTTTAGTTATTCGCACCCACTTTTATTCTTAATCCTATAATTGTATTAcatggaaattaaatataatatatatcaccTACCTTgctaaagaaaatgaaattatataacTGATGGTTAATactatcaaatatattttccatCAATAAATATTGGCTGTAATTGTGTATTTATGCTAATGGGAACCATTTATGTTAATGATAGGTATAAATAATGCGGCCGAATTATATACCTAACTTCacttcattataattttaagaaacacTGATTGTTGGTTCAAGGAGGACAGATTTGATTTATGTGTATGGCCACGGAACATTCTTTTGAATTAGACCATAGTTTTATGCTGAACTACTTAATTATTGCTTTGTTACACCAGAAAAACGGCCCAATAGCTGAAATCCAATGACTATTCTAGAAtctaatatttctattttttcaaaatcctatttttttttgAGATACTGCTTGATGTGTATGAGGAGGGAAGCGACCGGTCGGGGCACAGACGATTACAGATCGAGCGGTTGAGATTGGAGAAGTGTGAATAAACGGTTGAATAGTGATGAAATGtagaaagtaatattaaaaaacaattaatgattttaatcGACGAATATtacgaaaaagaaaacaaagatataatatttatgaaccgttaatatcaattattgagTCTAATATCTATAAATACAGATTTAACAATTAAGTAACATATTTTTAGTCTGACTACATTCACTTTGATCTCCTTCTGTCCAAATGTTCAGTCTCGGATCCTATAACAGAAATACACTATTGTTCATGAATTCAACATTATGGAAATTCTACAAGTAGagaaggtttttttttatttattaaaattaaggttaaatatatgttttagtcctcatatttgttcctcatttttaattaggtttgCATGTTTTTTCTTAATCCCAAAGAgagcttaattgtctcaaatttacaaatattaagataCAATTGAGACAGAAAAACACGAGGACCTTATTGAGAATGAAGAACAAAATATGacaactaaaacatatatttaacctaaaattaaacattttttagaaatgaaaatgagGGAAACTTAGGATTCCGACTTATTCCAGGGTGGTCCTTTATTGCTTATCCTTGCATAATAATAAGAtcctttatatataaatataatgatgGCAATGCTGGTAATTgcgaatttaaatataatgattaaaGAAATAAGTTGGAGATTAAAGATAAAGAATTCATGGGAAACGCTTTCCTTTCTGAAAGACATGTTTGTGCATAGGGAGGCAAAGTGTGACGCACATCACAAAAGATTCTCAGATAAGGTTTTTCctctaaaaactatttttattacttcAAAAAGCTACTTCTTTAGTATTCTATAATCtagttttataatgaaaatgtattttgatttttgattaAAGTTTAAGAAGCAAGTGAaggcatttaatttttttgccTCGTATTCCTCTGATAGTTATCCATTTGGTTATCTTTCCAAGGGCTTTCTGCAAAATCTGAGGGAACTTCTGTGGGAAGCACGTGTCTTGTGGATGAAATTTCACGTGGAGATGGTGACCCATGTGTGGATATATACATATTGGTATGCATGTGTAGCTTAAATTTCAATGAATTTATGGGCAACAAGGCCAGCTTAATAGGGGTGTGATTTCATCACTCTTCTGCTTACCTCAAAACCTTTCAACCAATAATGCATCATACTCaccaaattcaaattcaaattttcagaCACACATCATATGCTTCtgctcattttttctttattctttatctCTCTCACTAATCATTTACTCTTTTTTAAATGCAAGCATTATGTCTATTAATTCTCTGAATCTGTCAGCTAAACATTATATTAAACTTGATCCGGCTGTTAACTCACAAACCATGATGAATATAAAACAATCCCTCATGCTAAGGTTTTTAAAGGATTCACTCAGCTCATCAATCAATAATATCAAACCACACTGAAAATTATGGCTAACCACTCCCACAACATTAATTGGAAATCACAATAATGAGTGTGTAATTTTATAAGAATCAAACTATTCAACTTAAAATGTGTTTGCAGAATATATAGCATTAACGAAGGATTTCtgatatatgaatgaatggtgtgaAAGTGTTGACGTTTGACAATTCTTGGGGCTGGTCCTGATGATGGGTTATTCaggaaataaattaaacattttctgGTAACATAAATTTAACGAAACCTTGTGGGCTCTGTTTTGTGTGTGATAAAAGGCTTTTTAACGAGGACCACTGAATTCAACATCAAAAGCAAGTACCAAACACATCTTATTGCTCTTTCCTCTTCCAGAGATTGGTACTTAACATATGTGATGGAGCTCTCCCCAATAATTGGAAACATTTTAAGAAATACAAGTgaaaaaccttttcttttttctctcctaTTATGTAATAAGTCAGGCTTTGCTAAAGTTTGTCCTTTGAATAATGACTAGTTGGAAAAAGAAAGCTCTTGTGTTCTATTCTCTTCTTCTGCTCACCAATTGCTTTGATGGAGCTTTAAGCATAATTGTTAAAGTAGAAACTTGAATTCAAAGTCAAGCATCGTTTTAGTAGTTTTTATTCTACTGCATGGGTATGATATTTAGAAGGTATTTTGAAGAGTGAAAGTCCTTGATTCCGGCTGAATAATACAAATGAAAGCGTGGAATCTGTGACTccataacataacataacatgGGAACTTGAATTAAATGCTTTACTGTGTTGTATTGGCTTGTTATAAGCTGTACGTCAACATCAAGGCCATTTCCATATTTTTATTGGCTCTTTTTGGCCTACACATGCCAGCTTCTGTCATCAATTTGGATCATTATTGGTTTACATGTCACATGATTGCCTTAATAGTTTTTCTCGCTCTTTAAAATCTAAATCACTTTTTGTTTTCGATATAAGATGGGAGCATCACTTTTTAATCTACCAACCCAACTTCCATTCTGCTTCTTCTTTCCTTATTTGGAAAACTACTACTCAGCTATTAAACAATTGAATACAAGAATTACATttgataaaagtataaaaatggCAACCAAATCCTGTTAGTTTTATTGGGTGTGAATGAATGTAAGGCATGTGATATAAAGAATTTGAGGGATATGAAGAAAAAGGCAATGTATGTATGTAGGAATGAATAGTTGAAAAAATACAAGAGTTGATAATTCAAAGAGTTAGTGGGTGAAGAGTGAGAGAGTGTTTAAGATGAGAGATGTGAAGAGTGTGAGAGCCCATTGGAATTCTTCTAATACCGGAGGTGTCAACGAGGCTGAGGAGCTTGCAAACGTGAATGTTGATCCGAAGTCGTTGTTGGGCCATGGGGGGAAGATGGACTTTGTGGAAGCCCACAAGTTGCTTATGTGGAGCCCAGTGGGCATTAGAAGGAGGTGGTGCGGAGAAAACTAACAACGTGTGAGTGCCATATCTGGAGCCAACATTTTTAACGTCCACGTGAAGGGTAACAGAAAGCTTGGCACATCGTGCATGTGTGACTTTAATTGCCTTGTTAGCAATGTTGGAGGTATTCTTGTGGCGGTGCCCATCCACGGGAATTGATACCACTTTGGGTGCACTTGCCAATGTTTCAACAAAATTCGTGTAAGACAATCCGTAACCAAATGGATACACCACCGGCCCACTGTAAAATCTGTACGTTCTTCCAGGGTACCCTTTCGATTTCCTTGATCGCATTGCCATATTTGTCATTGCCAACTTTTCAACGTACCCTTCTGGGTACCATGTCATCGGTAACTTCCCTcctgaaattttaatatacattttatttcgCCTTTTTcacaacattaaattaaaaataataaaacacacaacacaacacaacacaaaccaGGGTTAGATCTTCCAAACAAGATATCTGCAATGGCAGCACCACCAGCTTGACCAGGATAACCGGCCCACAAAATTCCTTCAATTCTAGGGTCATTCTTTGCGAAACTTATATCCACAGGCCCGCCAGACATTATCACCAAAATCGTTGGGCCCTTGGAGGCAGATGCAACTTTTGACACAAGGTCTTGTTGGTGACCGGGAAGAAGCAGGCCAGCCCTGTCCACAGTTTCAGCCTCGATGGACTGATCCAGGCCCATCACCAGCACAGTTGCATCCGCTTGTTGGGCTGCATTTATAGCTCTCCCGAATTGCTTGTTGTCTCTGCAGGCCACATTTGCACAACCCATCTCGTGAATAATAGTCTTGGCATATTTCCCTATTCCCTGCAAAGGGCTGGTGTATCCGCAAGCAATACCTAATAAGCAGATGAAGATATGGGATTTTTAGTTTCAAGATTTTGGTGAAATGAAAAGAAGGTAGGTAGGTACCTGCATAGTTTCCAATCATTGTGACAGTGGCATTAGAATTGGGCCCAATAACAGCCAGGGTGCGATAAGTCCTTGTGGAGAGAGGCAAAGAAGGGCCTTTGTTTTTAAGTAGCACGATTCCTTGTGTGGCGGCTTCAAGGGCTAGGTGTTGGTGACTTGGGCTGCACACATCTCTTGGGCCAAGATTCCCATACGGATGACCTGAGGGCTCACCATCGTACATCCCTAACCTCATTTGGACCGTCAATGTGTTCGCCAAGGCCCCATTAACATCAGCTTCACTTAACAGGCCTTTTTTGACGGCATTGTTGGTGTGCTGAGCTAGAAAAGGCCCACAATCCAAATCCAAACCTGCTTTAATGGCATCGGCAGCAGCTTCTTCCGGCGTTGACGTGTAATGTTGGGTATTGTAGAAGACCCCGACAGAGTCACAGTCTGATACGATGTAGCTGAAGCATAGGATTATGGGAAAGCAAAgattaagatttatttattgttgtgttggagagagaaagagagagaacgGCAGTGTTAGTGTTTGTAATGTAAGCTTACCCATTAAGACCCCAGAGGCCTCTTACGGTAGTGTTTAGGAGAACGGGGTCGGCACAGGTGGGAACACCGTTAACCTTATTGTAAGAACACATCACACTCGCCACGTTTCCTTCCTTAACGCACATCCTGAATGGCACGTTGAACGTCTCCTCCATATCCTGCTTGCTAACCTCTGCATTGAAGTGAAATCGATCTACACCGTTCCAATTATCAAGGTCATAAGCCGTAAAGTGTTTGCAACAGGCAGCCACCTTCAACCGGTTACCGTCGCTCCCCTGTAATCCCCTCACGTAACTGGCCGCATACTTACCGGCTACTAATGGGTCTTCACCGGGAGTCTCCTGTCCCCGGCCCCACCTTGGGTCTCTAAATATATTCACGTTTGGGCTCCAGTACGTAAGCCCACCCGTTCCTCCGTTGTACATTGCTCTTGCTTCGTCGGAGGCCACCTACACATTTCCGCCGCCTAAGTTAcaccttttattaattattccatcactcaaatattttaatcattttgttCGATTCTGAGAGTTAACATACTCAAATTTGGTAGGAAAACGATATTTTGATGCTATTTTGACCTTATTgcacgtgtcaaaacgtggttggacgattttaaattaaaaaaagagaaaagagcatatttggaaaaaaaaatcaatttttttttttaatttgaaatcgtccaaccatattttgacacgtgtaatgtcaaaatggtgtcaaaaaattggtgtcaaaatattattttccaattttttatattcatctcactttatttttatttattttatattctattctttcttttaaaaaatataaaagtctatatttttgtaattattttatttttatattatgtgtcagataaatataaaaattaattttatatcattccTAAGTAAAGATGGATAATTCGTTCAATGTCGGGTAAAATGTTCGATGCATATTGCACATTTACCTTATATTTGTTTAaggagagaaataaaaaatataaaatgggtcgtaaatacataattttttaagatttttatatgGTAAGGATAACAGATAGAAGTAAGGCTGATCAAGGATTTTGAGGAATGAATAAAAGcaatatattattcttaaaaagatggaaaatgatattttaacaccattttttgacactattttgacactgcacacgtgtcaaaatgtgattagacgatttcaaattaaaaaagttgagacagggatatatttggaaaagaaaaaccaaagtttatttttttaatttgaaatcgtccaaccacattttgacacgtgtgcagtgtcaaaaaattgtgttaaaatatcattttcctaaaaagATTGTGGCAGAAAAACGTATTATTAGGAACTTGAATAAGATGACATACGCAGTATGAAATTCGAACATTAGTTTCAAAGCTAAAGCCTTTGTTTTGGGCAACACGGATACAATTTTATGATATATGCacttactttaatattttaaaattcatttacaaccttacaattttttaaatataaatatataaatagtagaAGATCACTTCAATagtaaatattaaagaaaatacaacACAATGATGAATTACAAAATAGTAAtgaatttttcaaattacaGTACCTTTTGgagaaaatagtttttaaagttaaaaatgatcAAGTCGTATTTATATCAGtgtttctaaaaaatatttgatcGATTCAAGAAAGgtttgtttcaaaatttgattgtacaatttactataaaaaagttagaaaattcatttcaaacaatGTTGTGATTAAAAagtcttaaatattaatttaatttttttcttcttacccAATTCAGCATGTATTACCGGAAAACAGTGACGAAATAATGGATgagtataaaagaaaagttgcactttctttaaaaaaataaaaataaaaagtctcACTGACTCCACTCTTCCAAATTGTTGACTAAAGTGacgagaaagaaaaatgtgacatttatatttaatttttttctgccTTCAATATTTTTCCCACTTCAATCAAACATAATGAAAgatatcatataaatataattgttagaaaattacaatacagttgttaattaataaaataatgcagtgaaatactaataaataaaatataattaaaaaactaatattttgttttgttttatgagatagaaatattttaagaataatatattttaacaattattttttaacaattttttaattagagaataaatgtcactattttatcttatcagtaagtttgaatttatttaaaaaaatatttaagagaaACCAATGATAAACTGTTGGAAAAATAAAGTTCTTAAAAGAGGctttttttttccctctttaCAGAAGATAGAAAGAATGCAATAGTAACTATTCCATTCTTACAAGAAAACAGAAGCCATGAAAGAAAAGCTTACCTGTCCAATAGCTTCCCACAAAGAAGCGTTGAAAGAAGCAGCGGTGGTGATGACTTGAGGGAAGCTGGTGGCGGCGGGAAACTGGCCGCCAAACTTGGTTCCGGGGCCCACATTTGAGACCCCATGCAGTGCCTCCGACCACCACTCATAGCCTTTGATTCCAAGCCGAGAAACTGCCGCCGCATTGTTCACCAGCAAGCTCACTTTTTCTTCCACTGTCAACCTTCCAATCAGGTCCTTCACCCTTTCTGCTATAGTCAGCGACGTCTTGCAAAAGGGTAAGCCCCTTGTGGCGGCGTTCTTTGGGTCACACGCAAAAGGGTCACGAGCCTCACCACCCCAGAGCactatgaagaagaagaagatagtgGTGAGAGGTGAAAAGATTGAAGCCATTATAGGGAAAGCGAAAGTGAAAGGCGTGGTGGCTTGAGAAGTTATGGGAGGGGTGGAACAatgtttatatgtatatatatatatgtaaggGAACATCATGGCTTGTCCAAAGCCATGTTGTTTCAGATATAAGTTGCTATTAGCTGGCTTTCAGCCATTGGATTTTCCATTATCTTTTTACCTTCTTAGGAAATGAAGCAACTTGGCTGGTGAGATTTAATGCAAGTTGGTgacttaaaaaaagttat
This genomic interval from Vigna radiata var. radiata cultivar VC1973A chromosome 8, Vradiata_ver6, whole genome shotgun sequence contains the following:
- the LOC106769818 gene encoding probable beta-D-xylosidase 2, coding for MMFPYIYIYTYKHCSTPPITSQATTPFTFAFPIMASIFSPLTTIFFFFIVLWGGEARDPFACDPKNAATRGLPFCKTSLTIAERVKDLIGRLTVEEKVSLLVNNAAAVSRLGIKGYEWWSEALHGVSNVGPGTKFGGQFPAATSFPQVITTAASFNASLWEAIGQVASDEARAMYNGGTGGLTYWSPNVNIFRDPRWGRGQETPGEDPLVAGKYAASYVRGLQGSDGNRLKVAACCKHFTAYDLDNWNGVDRFHFNAEVSKQDMEETFNVPFRMCVKEGNVASVMCSYNKVNGVPTCADPVLLNTTVRGLWGLNGYIVSDCDSVGVFYNTQHYTSTPEEAAADAIKAGLDLDCGPFLAQHTNNAVKKGLLSEADVNGALANTLTVQMRLGMYDGEPSGHPYGNLGPRDVCSPSHQHLALEAATQGIVLLKNKGPSLPLSTRTYRTLAVIGPNSNATVTMIGNYAGIACGYTSPLQGIGKYAKTIIHEMGCANVACRDNKQFGRAINAAQQADATVLVMGLDQSIEAETVDRAGLLLPGHQQDLVSKVASASKGPTILVIMSGGPVDISFAKNDPRIEGILWAGYPGQAGGAAIADILFGRSNPGGKLPMTWYPEGYVEKLAMTNMAMRSRKSKGYPGRTYRFYSGPVVYPFGYGLSYTNFVETLASAPKVVSIPVDGHRHKNTSNIANKAIKVTHARCAKLSVTLHVDVKNVGSRYGTHTLLVFSAPPPSNAHWAPHKQLVGFHKVHLPPMAQQRLRINIHVCKLLSLVDTSGIRRIPMGSHTLHISHLKHSLTLHPLTL